The nucleotide sequence ttCAGATTGTGTTTGCTGAACTTgtaaattgaaaatgtaaattgcattatgatgctaaaataaattttagatgacaatcaagttcagttggtcgttaaaagttgcagAACATAATGCAGTTGCGATTGCAATGCTTTATTACATGACTGTTGAATTCAATAGAAGCTGTCAGGTGAGGATATGTGAGGCATCtacttctcaaactagagactctgatgtacttatcctcttgtttagttgtacatcttgcCTTCAAcatgttcttgttagagccagttgccctttgtctttgaagaatgcaGTGTACAtcattgtatgaaatcttcatttttttttttacattaagcaTTTAACAGCctccattcctcaaaacaatgattgactgatgagttactagagaaaactttcttttttgccatttttgacctaatattgaccttaagacatgccagtctattgcatattctggcaactcaaaacaaaaacaaaaaaaatgttaagcttcatttaacaaaccaaatagctttcaactatgtttgatataatggcaagtgattttctagtacaaaattagcaatttagcatgatcactcaaggataaggtgtgggagtgatggctgctggaaatggagcctgtctagatttgattaaaaattacttttttaaatagtgatggtgcggtTTAGATCCCACCCTAATCAAAAAACCCTGAACCAGCTATTTAAGGTCTTCGGGAGTACTTGAAAATTACAGGCATGTGTGTTAGAGCAGGACTGGAGCTggactctgcaggaaggtagcaaTCCTATAGCCAACTCTGCTCCTGGAAAAACATTTCTGCTTAAAATTCCATGTTTCTAAAGCCACCAAGTGTCTGTAATTTTTGCACACATGCGATTTCACAGGTAGTtctaaattttattaaaaaaaatgaataaatttaaGTGTAGACTTCttgatgaatcttgatttctgtGTGAAAATGTTTGCACAAACGTTTTACAAATACATACATGCTGTTAGTGAATGAGAACCAATACGTAGGAATCTGATAAATTACCTGCAGAGTGATGACACAGAAGCAGAAGGAGTCTCAGGTCTGGGAGTGACAACAGTGGAGGGGCCGGTTAAAGCATGACAGGCTGTGAGAGTGGATGTACAGGGGGAGCTGGAGGAGGATGGCGATGAGGACTTGACAAAATTGGATGTAAAAGGGGAGGCAACGGCATGAGCGCTGCCAGTGCTGGTGTCGCTAGCATGACTACGCCATTGGCTTGAGCTTTTAGACAAGAAGGCTAGAGGACTTGACAAAAAACAAGAGGCAAGGGTTGTGAGAGAGATTGAGGGAGAGTAAGGGGAAAAGGGACCACTGTGGTGGCCACCCCTTGTAGCTGGGTACACCTCTTTACGGAGACAAAGAGGGGCAATTTCTCGCTCTATCTCCACACTACAGACAGTGTGTCGGCGAGTACGCTTGGACGGAGAGTGAAAATGGGTGGAAAGTGGAATGGGTGAGCTCTTGGGTGAGGTAGTACTGTTGTCATGCGTGTGGGACAGGGTTAAACAAGAGTCTCTGAATAATAAGGAAGGGATTTCAGGGCAGGAGTAACTGCGCAGTAGACGGTTGGAGCCGCTACCTGATGACGATACTACCGGAATAGCTTCCACAGTCTTTTCTTGGGTCTCTGCCTGATCTTCACTTGCAATAAAACCTTTCCTTTTTCcagcaaaaacatgttttttactTTGTCTGTTCAGAATCTTTGTAGGTCTTCTTAGCCTTCTTTCTGGCAGCAATAGAGCTGTTGAATCAGGCTGCACTGGCGGTGACATAAGTACCCCTGGAGACAGAAATGACTTCTGCTCTTCAGTTGAAATAGTCCTTTGAGTTTCATCGAAAAACAGGTTGTTCTGAATTAGTGTTCTTTTTGCAGGTTTACTGGGTCCTGCTGGATCAACTACTGAAGTCGTACTGTAGTCCTCAAATTTCTGCTTGGGTGGACGAAGATTCCTTTTTTGGAAAGTTGAACCTCTTGCACTTTTAAGAAAATGTTGTCTTGTCTTTCGAGATTCGACACTCTTCTCAAAAGTCTCTTGTGCCTGCATGGGGTGCTGCAATACTGAAGGCACTGATGATCTGGAATCTCCATAATTGCAATCATACATGGTATTCAAATTGTTGCAGCATAAGCTCTTGTCAATTGAGACATTTGTTGTAGGATTTTGGAAGGATGTAGTATCAGTGGTATCAGCTTCATTGCCAGAGGTCAGTAACAAcccacatttgacattttttcttTTCCTCAGTACTGTCTTTTCTGGTCTTATTTGTTTCATCTCCGTGGAGTCACAAGACTCTGAGGTCTCAGAGACTACAGAATTTATCATATGAACATCTACAGTATTACTGAGCTGTTGCACTGTGGAAATCCCTTCCCTCTTTTTTCTGATCTGAACAATTATTGCATCCTCCTGATGCTTTTTCAAAGTGATGTTGTCTTTGCCCTTTTTATTCTTTGCAGGCCTTAGGTCTTCCTCTTCAGTGTTTTGCAAATTACATTTCCCCCTTGCCAGCAAGACTTTCTTTGCCTCTCTTCTAGGTACTTCTCGGCATCTCTTTGCCCTCACTTCCACAACAGAAGTGCTCTTTAAACGGCACTGGTCTGATATTTTAACTGAGTGGCGTGTCCATTCAATAACATTTTCAGACTGTAATTCCTTCATATCATTGTCCAGAGTCTTTGGTCCTGTCAAAAAAGTGGCCAATTCAGTGTAGGTGGGCTCAGCAATCTTTGACAGACGTTTCACCGACTTTCTAGGGCTTCTCCTAATGGCCATCTGTGAATTGGATTGCTCACTGTAAAACACACTATGTTTCCTTGTGTCTTCACCAATCAAGTGAAAAACAGAATAAATACTAGAAGAGGCTTCAGAACCAT is from Xyrauchen texanus isolate HMW12.3.18 chromosome 8, RBS_HiC_50CHRs, whole genome shotgun sequence and encodes:
- the prr14 gene encoding uncharacterized protein prr14 codes for the protein MTSFGVEAVMEEQYSEGSKMVSSCATLQLGDGSPSNELNNDQKPMEQGSLESPSTIKRWEIGPLLQSFKSKMASFTEIVMSPVRLFKPSDSLSSTRFSDQQEHSTTESNEESSSRTEESETTGDKCKNRLFSKRPSSERVQCNVAPKRHRVAQRLNFGTFSGSNNKPDLYHIKLHNDIKVASNEENQIHRPSIHSQAVHQDGINDSSPCKAQSPFLRTRPIPSSDQPLNEASAKCMSCQANVQTDETVAQQRLTGERQTQSSEVDDSITACGHSSDSYYSQEVSNNLKPETNSVFANSTKTTSLNNGSEASSSIYSVFHLIGEDTRKHSVFYSEQSNSQMAIRRSPRKSVKRLSKIAEPTYTELATFLTGPKTLDNDMKELQSENVIEWTRHSVKISDQCRLKSTSVVEVRAKRCREVPRREAKKVLLARGKCNLQNTEEEDLRPAKNKKGKDNITLKKHQEDAIIVQIRKKREGISTVQQLSNTVDVHMINSVVSETSESCDSTEMKQIRPEKTVLRKRKNVKCGLLLTSGNEADTTDTTSFQNPTTNVSIDKSLCCNNLNTMYDCNYGDSRSSVPSVLQHPMQAQETFEKSVESRKTRQHFLKSARGSTFQKRNLRPPKQKFEDYSTTSVVDPAGPSKPAKRTLIQNNLFFDETQRTISTEEQKSFLSPGVLMSPPVQPDSTALLLPERRLRRPTKILNRQSKKHVFAGKRKGFIASEDQAETQEKTVEAIPVVSSSGSGSNRLLRSYSCPEIPSLLFRDSCLTLSHTHDNSTTSPKSSPIPLSTHFHSPSKRTRRHTVCSVEIEREIAPLCLRKEVYPATRGGHHSGPFSPYSPSISLTTLASCFLSSPLAFLSKSSSQWRSHASDTSTGSAHAVASPFTSNFVKSSSPSSSSSPCTSTLTACHALTGPSTVVTPRPETPSASVSSLCSAFTQSSLDGDNGMLQMECEEAMDEQERSNFGLQLSSTAISEEKALSDSEIKTEIKEGHLGKVSSIRIRKKIPKPQNNLTPMGLPKVIRIKKKDFSLEEIYTNKNFSKPPDGRLETIFEEPLNRRDGSQAIVGQRKVKRFVEFPELGVARKPKKPLVGGTAGGGAQRKAGGNHGFCRTRRGVGASSKVEDGLTLQELDSLLCSKLEELDTWTALQQVAC